In Brachypodium distachyon strain Bd21 chromosome 2, Brachypodium_distachyon_v3.0, whole genome shotgun sequence, one genomic interval encodes:
- the LOC104583178 gene encoding keratin-associated protein 5-1 — MASPSAFLLAVFAVLVAASSSGQRAAAIVACKDCSSSCSASCSSVNFAATTGPCSSDCSPEPQCAQSCKAKGLPQCKADCTRGCSSSCRGTSCNCESYCSNACNTGVESGCNSSCTNWQACKACKDGYSQQCAACCTGYCNNHCV, encoded by the coding sequence ATGGCTTCACCAAGTGCATTTCTCCTTGCCGTCTTCGCCGTGCTAGTCGCCGCGTCTTCCTCAGGACAGCGTGCTGCAGCAATTGTAGCGTGCAAGGACTGCAGCTCATCATGCAGCGCGTCATGCAGCAGTGTCAACTTCGCGGCGACGACGGGGCCATGCAGTAGCGACTGCAGCCCAGAGCCACAGTGCGCGCAGAGCTGCAAGGCGAAGGGCCTCCCGCAGTGCAAAGCGGACTGCACGCgtggctgcagcagcagctgccgtGGGACGTCTTGCAACTGCGAGAGCTACTGCAGCAACGCCTGCAACACTGGCGTGGAGAGTGGGTGCAACAGCAGCTGCACCAACTGGCAGGCGTGCAAGGCCTGCAAGGATGGCTACTCCCAGCAGTGCGCCGCCTGCTGCACCGGCTACTGCAACAACCACTGCGTCTAG